In Leisingera sp. NJS204, the following are encoded in one genomic region:
- a CDS encoding YqaA family protein, with the protein MLKPLYNRTMALADHPKALWCLAIVAFVESSVFPIPPDVLMIPMILARPSRAWLVALVALAASVAGGVLGYAIGAFFYEGIGQPVLEAMGKGDAMAEFNTRFNDFGFWAVLGAGVTPFPYKVITIMSGWTGMPIGTFIATSILARALRFFIVAGLLWKFGTPVRDFIERRLGLVFTAFILVLFGGFLLVRFI; encoded by the coding sequence ATGCTGAAACCGCTGTACAACCGGACGATGGCCCTGGCCGATCATCCCAAGGCGCTTTGGTGTTTGGCCATTGTTGCCTTTGTCGAAAGCTCCGTGTTCCCGATCCCGCCGGATGTGCTGATGATTCCGATGATCCTGGCCCGCCCGTCGCGCGCCTGGCTGGTTGCGCTAGTGGCCCTGGCGGCCTCGGTTGCAGGCGGTGTGCTTGGCTATGCGATTGGTGCGTTCTTTTACGAGGGCATCGGCCAGCCGGTGCTGGAGGCGATGGGCAAAGGCGATGCCATGGCGGAATTCAACACCCGGTTTAACGATTTTGGGTTCTGGGCTGTGCTGGGCGCCGGCGTCACACCGTTCCCCTATAAAGTGATAACCATTATGTCGGGCTGGACCGGCATGCCCATCGGCACCTTCATTGCCACCTCTATCCTCGCACGCGCATTGCGTTTTTTCATCGTCGCCGGACTTCTCTGGAAGTTCGGAACCCCAGTCCGCGACTTTATTGAGCGCCGCTTGGGTCTGGTTTTCACGGCCTTCATCCTTGTCCTGTTTGGCGGCTTCCTGCTGGTAAGGTTTATCTGA